One window of Balearica regulorum gibbericeps isolate bBalReg1 chromosome 20, bBalReg1.pri, whole genome shotgun sequence genomic DNA carries:
- the POMT1 gene encoding protein O-mannosyl-transferase 1 isoform X5, which produces MLLESILIFFILLAVLSYLKFYNLQRHSSFSGSWWFWLLLTGVACSCAVGVKYMGLFTYVLLLAIAGLHFWHMIGDQNFSNVSLMCHFLARALALIIIPMAMYLSFFYVHLTLLYRSGPHDQIMTSAFQASLEGGLARITQGQPLEVAYGSQITLRNVLGKPLQCWLHSHTNTYPIRYENGRGSSHQQQVTCYPFKDVNNWWIVKDPGMQQLVVSNPPRPVRHGHIVQLVHGITTRYLNTHDVAAPLSPHSQEVSCYIDYNISMPAQNLWRVEILNRESDTDVWKTILSEVRFVHVNTSAVLKLSGASLPEWGYRQLEVVGEKLSKGYHQSMVWNVEEHRYGKSQEQKEREVELHSPTQMDISKNLSFMAKFTELQWKILTLKNEDTEHKYSSSALDWITMDTNIAYWLHPTSGAQIHLLGNIVTWASANVAALVYTCLSLWYLVRRRRKIYDIPEGAWQPWVSAGGICVGGWAVNYLPFFLMEKTLFLYHYLPALTFQILLIPIVLQHLSDHLCRSLLLKSMFSALLVAWFSSVYLVYSTFSPVTYGEPALSVTELKDLRWKDSWNILIRKQ; this is translated from the exons ATGCTCCTGGAatcaatattgattttttttatcctacTTGCAGTTTTGTCCTACCTGAAGTTCTACAATTTGCAAAGGCACAG TTCCTTCTCTGGAAGCTGGTGGTTTTGGCTTCTGTTGACTGGAGTAGCTTGTTCTTGTGCAGTTGG AGTAAAATATATGGGCCTGTTTACCTATGTGTTGCTATTGGCCATCGCAGGACTCCACTTCTGGCACATGATAGGAGACCAGAACTTCTCAAAT GTTTCCTTGATGTGCCATTTTCTAGCTAGGGCACTGGCCCTCATCATCATCCCAATGGCAATGTACCTGTCGTTCTTCTATGTTCACTTGACTTTGCTGTATCGTTCTGGGCCTCATGACCAGATTATGACAAGTGCTTTCCAAGCCAGCTTAGAG GGTGGGCTGGCTCGAATCACTCAGGGTCAGCCCTTAGAGGTGGCTTACGGCTCTCAGATTACTCTGCGGAACGTGTTGGGCAAGCCCCTGCAGTGTTGGCTCCACTCTCACACGAATACATATCCCATCAG GTATGAGAATGGCCGAGGAAGTTCCCATCAACAGCAGGTGACCTGCTATCCCTTCAAGGATGTGAACAACTGGTGGATTGTCAAAGATCCTGGAAT gcagcagctggtggtGAGTAACCCACCCCGTCCTGTCAGGCACGGACACATCGTGCAGCTGGTCCATGGCATCACAACTCGGTACCTCAACAC GCATGACGTTGCTGCCCCTCTTAGCCCCCACTCCCAAGAAGTTTCCTGCTATATTGATTATAACATCTCCATGCCAGCACAGAACCTCTGGAGAGTG GAAATTTTAAATCGGGAGTCTGACACAGATGTGTGGAAGACAATTCTGTCGGAAGTGAGGTTTGTTCATGTGAACACCTCTGCAGTGCTAAAG CTCAGTGGAGCATCTTTACCTGAGTGGGGCTACCGGCAGCTGGAGGTGGTTGGAGAGAAGCTATCCAAAGGCTACCATCAGAGCATGGTGTGGAATGTGGAAGAGCACAGATATGGGAAAA GCCAAgagcaaaaagagagagaagtggaACTCCACTCTCCCACACAGATGGACATAAGTAAAAACCTCAGCTTCATGGCAAAGTTCACAGAATTGCAG TGGAAAAtactcacattaaaaaatgaagacacGGAACATAAGTACAGCTCCTCTGCTCTTGACTGGATCACAATGGACACAAATATTGCCTACTGGCTCCACCCCACCTCTGGT GCCCAGATCCACCTCCTTGGGAATATTGTCACCTGGGCTTCAGCTAACGTTGCTGCACTGGTCTACACGTGTCTGTCCCTGTGGTACTTGGTACGacgaagaagaaaaatttacgACATTCCTGAAG GTGCATGGCAGCCATGGGTATCAGCTGGGGGGATCTGTGTTGGAGGCTGGGCTGTGAATTACCTGCCCTTCTTCCTGATGGAGAAAACGCTTTTCCTGTACCACTACCTGCCTGCCCTCACATTCCAGATTCTCCTGATTCCCATCGTATTACAGCATCTCAGCGATCATCTCTGCAG ATCTCTGCTTCTCAAGAGCATGTTCAGTGCATTGCTGGTAGCCTGGTTCTCTTCGGTCTACCTTGTCTATAGCACATTCAGCCCTGTCACCTATGGGGAGCCCGCGCTGTCTGTTACTGAACTCAAGGACTTGCGCTGGAAGGACAGCTGGAACATCCTTATCCGAAAACAGTAA
- the POMT1 gene encoding protein O-mannosyl-transferase 1 isoform X6, with translation MGLFTYVLLLAIAGLHFWHMIGDQNFSNVSLMCHFLARALALIIIPMAMYLSFFYVHLTLLYRSGPHDQIMTSAFQASLEGGLARITQGQPLEVAYGSQITLRNVLGKPLQCWLHSHTNTYPIRYENGRGSSHQQQVTCYPFKDVNNWWIVKDPGMQQLVVSNPPRPVRHGHIVQLVHGITTRYLNTHDVAAPLSPHSQEVSCYIDYNISMPAQNLWRVEILNRESDTDVWKTILSEVRFVHVNTSAVLKLSGASLPEWGYRQLEVVGEKLSKGYHQSMVWNVEEHRYGKSQEQKEREVELHSPTQMDISKNLSFMAKFTELQWKILTLKNEDTEHKYSSSALDWITMDTNIAYWLHPTSGAQIHLLGNIVTWASANVAALVYTCLSLWYLVRRRRKIYDIPEGAWQPWVSAGGICVGGWAVNYLPFFLMEKTLFLYHYLPALTFQILLIPIVLQHLSDHLCRSLLLKSMFSALLVAWFSSVYLVYSTFSPVTYGEPALSVTELKDLRWKDSWNILIRKQ, from the exons ATGGGCCTGTTTACCTATGTGTTGCTATTGGCCATCGCAGGACTCCACTTCTGGCACATGATAGGAGACCAGAACTTCTCAAAT GTTTCCTTGATGTGCCATTTTCTAGCTAGGGCACTGGCCCTCATCATCATCCCAATGGCAATGTACCTGTCGTTCTTCTATGTTCACTTGACTTTGCTGTATCGTTCTGGGCCTCATGACCAGATTATGACAAGTGCTTTCCAAGCCAGCTTAGAG GGTGGGCTGGCTCGAATCACTCAGGGTCAGCCCTTAGAGGTGGCTTACGGCTCTCAGATTACTCTGCGGAACGTGTTGGGCAAGCCCCTGCAGTGTTGGCTCCACTCTCACACGAATACATATCCCATCAG GTATGAGAATGGCCGAGGAAGTTCCCATCAACAGCAGGTGACCTGCTATCCCTTCAAGGATGTGAACAACTGGTGGATTGTCAAAGATCCTGGAAT gcagcagctggtggtGAGTAACCCACCCCGTCCTGTCAGGCACGGACACATCGTGCAGCTGGTCCATGGCATCACAACTCGGTACCTCAACAC GCATGACGTTGCTGCCCCTCTTAGCCCCCACTCCCAAGAAGTTTCCTGCTATATTGATTATAACATCTCCATGCCAGCACAGAACCTCTGGAGAGTG GAAATTTTAAATCGGGAGTCTGACACAGATGTGTGGAAGACAATTCTGTCGGAAGTGAGGTTTGTTCATGTGAACACCTCTGCAGTGCTAAAG CTCAGTGGAGCATCTTTACCTGAGTGGGGCTACCGGCAGCTGGAGGTGGTTGGAGAGAAGCTATCCAAAGGCTACCATCAGAGCATGGTGTGGAATGTGGAAGAGCACAGATATGGGAAAA GCCAAgagcaaaaagagagagaagtggaACTCCACTCTCCCACACAGATGGACATAAGTAAAAACCTCAGCTTCATGGCAAAGTTCACAGAATTGCAG TGGAAAAtactcacattaaaaaatgaagacacGGAACATAAGTACAGCTCCTCTGCTCTTGACTGGATCACAATGGACACAAATATTGCCTACTGGCTCCACCCCACCTCTGGT GCCCAGATCCACCTCCTTGGGAATATTGTCACCTGGGCTTCAGCTAACGTTGCTGCACTGGTCTACACGTGTCTGTCCCTGTGGTACTTGGTACGacgaagaagaaaaatttacgACATTCCTGAAG GTGCATGGCAGCCATGGGTATCAGCTGGGGGGATCTGTGTTGGAGGCTGGGCTGTGAATTACCTGCCCTTCTTCCTGATGGAGAAAACGCTTTTCCTGTACCACTACCTGCCTGCCCTCACATTCCAGATTCTCCTGATTCCCATCGTATTACAGCATCTCAGCGATCATCTCTGCAG ATCTCTGCTTCTCAAGAGCATGTTCAGTGCATTGCTGGTAGCCTGGTTCTCTTCGGTCTACCTTGTCTATAGCACATTCAGCCCTGTCACCTATGGGGAGCCCGCGCTGTCTGTTACTGAACTCAAGGACTTGCGCTGGAAGGACAGCTGGAACATCCTTATCCGAAAACAGTAA
- the UCK1 gene encoding uridine-cytidine kinase 1, translated as MASAGGAEPERPRPKPFLIGVSGGTASGKSTVCEKIMELLGQNEVDRRQRKVLILSQDSFYKVLTAEQKAKALKGQYNFDHPDAFDNDLMHTTLKSIVEGKTVEVPTYDFVTHSRLAETTVVYPADVVLFEGILVFYNQDIRDMFHLRLFVDTDSDVRLSRRVLRDMKRGRDLEQILTQYTTFVKPAFEEFCLPTKKYADVIIPRGVDNMVAINLIVQHIQDILNGDICKWQRGAMNGHGRAYKRSFPEQTESTSVLAAGKRSHLESSSRPH; from the exons ATGGCCTCCGCCGGCGGCGCCGAGCCGGAGCGGCCGCGCCCGAAGCCCTTCCTCATCGGCGTCAGCGGCGGCACCGCCAGCGGCAAG TCCACAGTCTGCGAGAAGAtcatggagctgctggggcagaaCGAGGTGGACCGCCGGCAGCGCAAGGTCCTCATCCTCAGCCAGGACAGCTTCTACAAAGTGCTGACCGCCGAGCAGAAGGCCAAGGCGCTGAAGGGGCAGTACAACTTCGACCACCCGG ATGCTTTTGATAATGATTTGATGCATACAACCCTGAAAAGTATTGTTGAGGGGAAAACGGTCGAGGTACCAACGTACGACTTTGTGACCCATTCTAG GCTGGCAGAGACAACAGTGGTCTATCCCGCTGACGTTGTCCTCTTTGAGGGGATCCTGGTTTTCTACAATCAAGACATTCGGGATATGTTCCATCTCCGTCTCTTTGTCGACACGGATTCTGACGTCCGACTGTCCCGCAGAG TTCTGCGAGATATGAAACGTGGGAGGGACCTTGAGCAGATCCTCACGCAGTACACCACATTTGTAAAGCCCGCCTTCGAGGAGTTCTGCTTGCCG ACAAAGAAGTATGCAGATGTGATCATCCCCCGAGGAGTTGACAACATGG ttGCTATAAACCTCATAGTGCAGCACATTCAAGACATCCTAAATGGAGACATCTGCAAGTGGCAGCGAGGGGCAATGAATGGACATGGTCGGGCCTACAAGCGCTCGTTCCCTGAACAAACAGAGAGCACCAGCGTGCTAGCGGCCGGCAAACGCTCCCACCTGGAGTCCAGCAGCCGTCCACACTAA
- the PRRT1B gene encoding proline rich transmembrane protein 1B: MEGDPPAGPRGCGPAAEGAEQRGGSRVAGGLPGSGTRWDPATGRGDGPTVVAAVTNVAFEGDPPPYSPPDPKSVHLLYLPFPAGFSQQASVIYQPGPGPGPGPFLPQGIPPAPQPYTAYDGQPSTGPSPASRGQRLPKDYMVESVLVTVFCCLLTGIIALVYSHETRAALGRGDMAQANVASKKAQSLVLFSLLFGLFASISWVIYVLVALYL, translated from the exons ATGGAGGGCGACCCACCGGCcgggccccggggctgcggcccCGCAGCCGagggagcggagcagaggggcgGCAGCAGGGTGGCCGGGGGCCTGCCCGGCTCCGGCACCCGCTGGGACCCCGCCACGGGCCGCGGGGACGGGCCCACGGTGGTGGCGGCTGTCACCAATGTGGCCTTCGAGGGGGACCCACCACCGTACTCGCCGCCGGACCCCAAAAGCGTTCACCTCCTCTACTTGCCGTTCCCGGCTGGCTTCTCCCAGCAAGCGTCCGTCATCTACCAGCCGGGGCCAGGGCCGGGGCCAGGGCCCTTCCTGCCCCAGGGCATCCCACCTGCACCCCAGCCCTACACCGCC TATGACGGGCAGCCGAGCACGGGGCCATCACCCGCCAGCCGTGGGCAGCGCCTGCCCAAGGACTACATGGTGGAGTCAGTGCTGGTGACTgtcttctgctgcctgctgacTGGGATCATCGCCCTTGTCTACTCACATGAG ACCCGGGCTGCACTCGGCCGTGGGGACATGGCCCAGGCCAACGTGGCATCCAAAAAGGCCCAGTCGTTGGTTCTCTTCAGCCTCCTCTTTGGGTTGTTCGCCTCCATCAGCTGGGTCATCTACGTTCTGGTGGCCCTGTACCTATGA